TCTGTTCAAACTGCACAAATTTCACAAAGAATAGTGGATAATGCAAATGATAAAGAGTTTGTAGGAAAAGATGAAGTTAAAGCAATAAATTTAGACTAAGTAAAATAGGTATCTTTTAAGAGTGCTTTGCAAATAGGCTTATTAAAGTTATATTTGAATTCGCACTCTTTTAAGTAAAAGAAAAAGTTATCTTTATCTATTCCTTTGTATTTATCTAGCTGATTGCCTAAAAAAATCCAAAAATCTTTTAATGGTGTAGTATATGAGTTTTGAGATTGTAACTTATGCCATTTTAAATATCTTTCAAATTCAATATCTCTATCTTGTAAAGGTGCAGTTGGTAGTGAGGGCATTAGAAGTGTATACACTCTTTTGTTATTATAAAATCCTATAAGATTTATAGCTTCATAAATACTCTTTTTCTTCTTTTGTAACTGTTTTTTATTAAAATAATAAAACTCTTCATAAGAGGTATTGTCTTGTATTGAGTTATGATATAAATCTTCTAAATAATTAGCAATAAGTTTTCTAAATACTTCATATCTATTTAGTACAGTTCTATAATTAACTTTTAGCTCTTTTGATAGATTTAATGCAGATTTATCTTCACAAAAACCATCTATGATTTTATAATCAGTTTCTAGTTTTTTTAATGAAAACTTTTTATTACAATCTTTACATTTTCTATAATTATCTTTTAAAATATATAATGTTTTACTATTACAAAATGGGCAAATATTTAAGTTCATAAATTTATTATATAATATTTTGTTCAAAAAGTACATAAGAGCAAAAAAAATCGCTAATTTGTTTAAGAAAATAATAGTAAACTAATAAAAAATGAACATATATTCAGAAAGGATAACGAATGTGTAAAGATTGCGGATGTAGTATAACAGATCATGACCATCATCACCATGACCATGAACACTCTCATGACCATGATAGTGCTAGTCATCAAGCAGCACACGAAACATTACATCATAACCCTCAATTAAATGATAGTAAAACAGTTTCAGTAATAAAAAAGATATTAGATAAAAATGACCATGAAGCAGGTCATAATAGAGCACATTTTAATGACCACAAAGTATTGGGAATAAATTTAATGAGTAGCCCAGGAAGTGGTAAAACTACACTATTAGAACATTTAGCTGATTTAGCTGATTTTAAATATGGTGTTGTTGAAGGTGATTTAGAAACAAATAAAGATGCAGATAGATTAAAAGCAAAAGATATCAAAGCTGTACAAATTCAAACAGGAAGTGCATGTCACTTAGATGCATTTATGGTTCATAAAGGTTTACATGATATGCCTTTAGATGATTTAGATGTATGTTTTGTTGAAAATGTTGGAAACTTAGTTTGTCCAGCTTCATATGATGTAGGAACTCACTTAAATATCGTACTTGTTTCAGTTCCAGAAGGTGAAGATAAAATTGCAAAATATCCTGTAATGTTTAGAGCAGCAGATTTAATTTTATTTACTAAAACTGATTTACTTCCATATTTTGAGTATGATTTAGAAAAAGAAAAAGAAGTTGCTAGAAAATTAAAACCAAATGTTGATATTTTAGAAGTTAGTACAAAAGATAAAGATTCACTACAAGCAGTAGTTGATTGGATTAATTTCAAAAGAAAACATAGATAAGGATAATTAAAATGTGTTTATCAATTCCCTCAAAAATAAAATCAATAGATGAAGAGAGTAATAGTTGTACTGTTGACACAATGGGTGTAGAAAGAAGTGCAAGTTTAGACTTAATTGACCAAGATGTAAAAATCGGTGATTATGTATTAATTCATATTGGTTTTGCAATGAATAAAATAGATGAAGAAGATGCTTTGGAGTCTTTGAAACTTTATCAACAAATAATTGATAAGATGGAAGAAGAGGATGCCCAAGCGATGATAGAAGAAGCTGAAAACTGTCCAAATAGATAGAAAGTAAAATAATGAACGAATTAAAGTTAAAAGATTTATATGATGGATTTAGAGATCCAAAAGCTATAAAAGCATTAAAAAAATTAATAGATAAAGAAGCTGCAAAACTTTCAAGAAAAATAAACGTAATGGAAGTTTGTGGAGGACATACTCATACAATTATGAAATATGGATTAAACCAATTGATGCCAGAAAATATTGAGTTTATTCATGGTCCTGGATGTCCTGTTTGTGTAATGCCAAAAGAAAGAATCGACCACGCTTATATTTTAAGTTTACAAGAAGATGTGATTTTAGTTACTTTAGGTGATATGATTAAAGTACCTGGAAGTCACGGGAGTTTACAAG
This genomic window from Arcobacter sp. CECT 8986 contains:
- the hypB gene encoding hydrogenase nickel incorporation protein HypB yields the protein MCKDCGCSITDHDHHHHDHEHSHDHDSASHQAAHETLHHNPQLNDSKTVSVIKKILDKNDHEAGHNRAHFNDHKVLGINLMSSPGSGKTTLLEHLADLADFKYGVVEGDLETNKDADRLKAKDIKAVQIQTGSACHLDAFMVHKGLHDMPLDDLDVCFVENVGNLVCPASYDVGTHLNIVLVSVPEGEDKIAKYPVMFRAADLILFTKTDLLPYFEYDLEKEKEVARKLKPNVDILEVSTKDKDSLQAVVDWINFKRKHR
- a CDS encoding HypC/HybG/HupF family hydrogenase formation chaperone, whose translation is MCLSIPSKIKSIDEESNSCTVDTMGVERSASLDLIDQDVKIGDYVLIHIGFAMNKIDEEDALESLKLYQQIIDKMEEEDAQAMIEEAENCPNR